A genomic window from Cupriavidus basilensis includes:
- a CDS encoding Flp family type IVb pilin produces MFRELHRDQSGVTSIEYALLGVLIAVAILLAVKSVGTSVSDLYQKIASAVTA; encoded by the coding sequence ATGTTCAGGGAACTGCATCGTGATCAATCCGGGGTTACTTCCATCGAGTACGCGTTGCTGGGTGTCCTGATCGCCGTTGCCATACTCCTCGCGGTCAAGTCGGTTGGCACCAGTGTGTCTGACCTTTACCAGAAGATCGCTTCCGCCGTCACCGCTTGA
- a CDS encoding Flp family type IVb pilin, producing MNTLINNIKRFANDEDGVTAIEYGLIAALIAVVIIGAVTIVGTQLATTFNKIGTSLTSANG from the coding sequence ATGAATACCCTGATCAACAACATCAAGCGCTTCGCCAACGATGAAGATGGCGTCACCGCCATTGAGTACGGGCTGATCGCAGCACTGATCGCCGTCGTGATCATTGGCGCGGTTACGATCGTCGGCACGCAGCTCGCGACCACCTTCAACAAGATTGGCACTTCGCTCACGTCGGCTAACGGCTAA
- a CDS encoding A24 family peptidase: MLAQSALPQYVGPLVIVLVLTAAAIDAQQRRIPNWLTFGAWLLALPVQIILHGWGAGALAWASGWLTGFALFLPLYLLRGMAAGDVKLMAAVGAWLGAPMAFEIALATFVAGGVWALALTLWRGRLGQLRRNLAWMLTSFGQVRPTLTQDSGARNASSWSVGSLPYGVAIAAGTIGVLFASA; this comes from the coding sequence ATGCTAGCCCAGTCCGCCTTACCGCAATACGTCGGTCCATTGGTGATCGTGCTGGTCCTGACCGCAGCTGCCATCGATGCCCAGCAACGTCGCATTCCCAATTGGCTGACCTTTGGGGCGTGGCTGCTCGCGCTGCCTGTGCAGATCATCCTGCACGGCTGGGGCGCCGGAGCCCTGGCCTGGGCAAGTGGCTGGCTCACCGGGTTCGCCCTGTTCCTGCCCCTCTACCTGCTGCGCGGCATGGCAGCCGGCGACGTCAAATTGATGGCCGCGGTGGGCGCCTGGCTGGGCGCGCCGATGGCGTTCGAGATTGCGCTGGCCACCTTCGTGGCCGGTGGGGTGTGGGCGCTGGCGCTGACGTTGTGGCGTGGCCGCCTTGGTCAGTTGCGCCGCAACCTTGCCTGGATGCTGACGTCGTTCGGTCAGGTCAGGCCTACGCTCACCCAGGACAGCGGTGCCCGCAACGCATCGTCATGGTCGGTTGGGTCGCTGCCCTACGGCGTGGCCATTGCCGCCGGTACGATCGGCGTGCTGTTCGCCTCCGCGTGA